The genomic window cagaaaaattaaataaatcttACGGTAAcatgtaattttttttcttgttttataattCTAATACATTAAATAcatcaaaattttaaaaagtttttattattatattcaaGATAGCTGAATCCAAATTTATTTAGTCCAAACAAAAAGAACTAAAACATATTTTGTTAAAAAAGTTATAATATATAGTTTGGTTTAGACATACCTGGTAGCTACCAACCATGTGAATGAAGACCATTAAGTTAGCAGAGGCAATAAGCCATTGAGGAGTTTCCAGTGCAATAACCACGTCATCACTAACATCTCTCCCAAAAGCCCAGTAACCTGTTATTGCAACTGGGAAATAGCATATTGCATTTATGAAATATGCAACAATCACACCTTTCCACATTGCAATCTTTGAAGGCTTTTCAGGTGTTGATGGAATTGTGGCCTGAATTTCTAGTGTCACTGCATGCCCTGCAAATGCAAATGAGATTTGACCTAATGCATTGCACACCCCCCATATTAATTCCATTCTGCTGCTACTTTTCTTGTATTCATAGCTAACATTGCTACTTTGCCCTCTGCTCAAACATGCCACCCATGCTATAGTTGAATAGCTGTGTAGTCAAATTAAATTAGCCGTCAAAATTATTAGATATAATTAGTGTTAGGGGTAAAGTACTTTTAGTCCCTAACTTTTAGGTTAAggattaatttcttttttaatatttaaaatattttaattgatcttattttaattattttattaaaattaagttttttctttcaattttttttcattatgattttttttagtatgttaaaatataaatatatattaaaaatgaattaaacgatacttatatttatatacaaatacaacgGATTTGATAACTAAATTTTGGTGTTCACTTAATATTTTtttgggtaaagtattaaattggtctccAACGTTTAGACGTAATTTtattttgatctttaaaatttaaagtgtcctatttgaatctaaaaaCGTTCCATTTAGTTTTAATGTAATCCCACGTGAGCTCAAAGTTAAATAAATGACGGAATGTCCTACATGATAGTAGTATAAGAACAATgttgataatctggagaacaagtagaaactccagaggcacaaaatcaaccgtgaatagatcaatacatttatttattatttttctcaccatttaaataaaatattttctatagaactaaagagaataataaataaatgtaatgATACATCACAGTTAATTTTGTGCCTTTAGAGTCAGATTATTGACCTTGTTCTTATAGAACATTCCGTAAAACTTTTTCTGCATTCAAATAagacactttaaactttaaagacTAAAACAAGATTACGTTCAAAAGTAAAGACCAAATTAGTAATTTATCCTGTATTTATTAGTTTTAACACTAGTTTTTTTGTATGATATGTTGTATGAAAGCATGCATGGTGATGATGTACCTGACTGACATAACAGCTGCAATTAAAGAAACACCAACAACGGAATTAAAATTGGGAAGTTGGGATAGAAAGAAATGAATGACACCAAAACTGAGAATGGCATGAGActgtttgagttgtgtgcaatcgGTGCATGCTATCTCTCTGAACCTGTATAGGCATTTCCCACCAACAACCATATACACAATGTCACACCCAACTTGGACTATTAGTTGCAGCGGAAGCACAACCCATGCTCCTACTTTTGCTCCAAATGCATATCTTCCAAGATCATGGTACCGATCGAAACGTGTTCCACCTACACATTCATGCAGCTCGATCATTTGCCTCATTGAGTTTAAGGTTAGACCCCATGATACCAACAACATCAAGATTCCTGGAACCCTGTATAAGGAACACAATATCACAATTGAGTTTAGGGTTCTCTCTAGTTCtcccaaaataataaataaataaaataaaatatagttttACCTATAGGAAagagtaaaaaaatatataacaaaagaTGGTTAATATTGTGATAAGTGTGAAGTGGATGATCATTGACCACCTATGATTTGGATGGCTTAACTTTTCTATAGTGAAGTGCCATATTACCAAAAAAAGTACATTTaatgaaagaggaaaaagaggactCTTGTACATGTATAAATAGGAGGTTAAGCCTCCTTTGATTACACACACTACCATCAATAAGAATTCTCTCTCTATTTATATTGTCTATATACAaaattctttctctctttctttctttcatacgttaatacatatatataaatatataagtaTCATATCttttatattgagatagtaattgtGNNNNNNNNNNNNNNNNNNNNNNNNNNNNNNNNNNNNNNNNNNNNNNNNNNNNNNNNNNNNNNNNNNNNNNNNNNNNNNNNNNNNNNNNNNNNNNNNNNNNNNNNNNNNNNNNNNNNNNNNNNNNNNNNNNNNNNNNNNNNNNNNNNNNNNNNNNNNNNNNNNNNNNNNNNNNNNNNNNNNNNNNNNNNNNNNNNNNNNNNNNNNNNNNNNNNNNNNNNNNNNNNNNNNNNNNNNNNNNNNNNNNNNNNNNNNNNNNNNNNNNNNNNNNNNNNNNNNNNNNNNNNNNNNNNNNNNNNNNNNNNNNNNNNNNNNNNNNNNNNNNNNNNNNNNNNNNNNNNNNNNNNNNNNNNNNNNNNNNNNNNNNNNNNNNNNNNNNNNNNNNNNNNNNNNNNNNNNNNNNNNNNNNNNNNNNNNNNNNNNNNNNNNNNNNNNNNNNNNNNNNNNNNNNNNNNNNNNNNNNNNNNNNNNNNNNNNNNNNNNNNNNNNNNNNNNNNNNNNNNNNNNNNNNNNNNNNNNNNNNNNNNNNNNNNNNNNNNNNNNNNNNNNNNNNNNNNNNNNNNNNNNNNNNNNNNNNNNNNNNNNNNNNNNNNNNNNNNNNNNNNNNNNNNNNNNNNNNNNNNNNNNNNNNNNNNNNNNNNNNNNNNNNNNNNNNNNNNNNNNNNNNNNNNNNNNNNNNNNNNNNNNNNNNNNNNNNNNNNNNNNNNNNNNNNNNNNNNNNNNNNNNNNNNNNNNNNNNNNNNNNNNNNNNNNNNNNNNNNNNNNNNNNNNNNNNNNNNNNNNNNNNNNNNNNNNNNNNNNNNNNNNNNNNNNNNNNNNNNNNNNNNNNNNNNNNNNNNNNNNNNNNNNNNNNNNNNNNNNNNNNNNNNNNNNNNNNNNNNNNNNNNNNNNNNNNNNNNNNNNNNNNNNNNNNNNNNNNNNNNNNNNNNNNNNNNNNNNNNNNNNNNNNNNNNNNNNNNNNNNNNNNNNNNNNNNNNNNNNNNNNNNNNNNNNNNNNNNNNNNNNNNNNNNNNNNNNNNNNNNNNNNNNNNNNNNNNNNNNNNNNNNNNNNNNNNNNNNNNNNNNNNNNNNNNNNNNNNNNNNNNNNNNNNNNNNNNNNNNNNNNNNNNNNNNNNNNNNNNNNNNNNNNNNNNNNNNNNNNNNNNNNNNNNNNNNNNNNNNNNNNNNNNNNNNNNNNNNNNNNNNNNNNNNNNNNNNNNNNNNNNNNNNNNNNNNNNNNNNNNNNNNNNNNNNNNNNNNNNNNNNNNNNNNNNNNNNNNNNNNNNNNNNNNNNNNNNNNNNNNNNNNNNNNNNNNNNNNNNNNNNNNNNNNNNNNNNNNNNNNNNNNNNNNNNNNNNNNNNNNNNNNNNNNNNNNNNNNNNNNNNNNNNNNNNNNNNNNNNNNNNNNNNNNNNNNNNNNNNNNNNNNNNNNNNNNNNNNNNNNNNNNNNNNNNNNNNNNNNNNNNNNNNNNNNNNNNNNNNNNNNNNNNNNNNNNNNNNNNNNNNNNNNNNNNNNNNNNNNNNNNNNNNNNNNNNNNNNNNNNNNNNNNNNNNNNNNNNNNNNNNNNNNNNNNNNNNNNNNcctcctttgaaagattggtacatgagattgggatgcgccgatttcgagacatcaactgatgtcgacaagagggggagactgtactcttttttctttcgtcaagtttttttttattgggtttttcttgacaatgtttttaatgaggcagtccccatcactaaaggatattgtactctttttccttcactaaaattttttccattggatttttttagtaaggttttaacgaggcaataatcttaaatggtcatccaagggggaaTGTTGTGATAAGTATTGGTGTGGATGCCCATTTCCAATGAAACTCCCTTTACCAAGGATGACTTTATTAAATGGAGGTTGAAAATGAATACATTTTACATGTATAAATAGAAGGCATCTTCTGATGCATTTTACATACTACAATCAataaaaattctctctctctatttaTATTGTCTATATACAAAATTCttgctctctttctttctttcatacgttaatacatatatataaatatataagtaTCGTATCttttatattgagatagtaattgtGATTAAtattgttatctaattatatttctttacttcatgtttgttacctcttccttatttatttatttatttagttattttataacacgttattAGCACGAAACTCTAatgaaattttaggaagactccaggtaacaaattttcattatgtcgaaactctctcatcttgaatataatgtttttgatatatttggaaacaattatttatcatggatactagatgctaaaatccatcttgattcaatggatcttgaagataccattaaggctgaaaataatacattcCATAAGGATATAGCCAAAGCCATAattttccttcgtcgtcatcttgacgtatgattgaaaaatgaatatctcacattaaaagatcatgTAGATCTGTGAAAAGACATTgaaaaaggtataatcatcaaaagacggtgatacttcctcaaacccgatatgttagagaaaattttctcgaccttccatgcctcgaatgtgctcctgcagtagcaatcgagaaaaatgatttaaaaaatattttgagctaatttcttgctttcttattgctgaacgcaacaatgagttgctcttaagaaatcatgaagcgcgcccagctggcgccgccccattttctGAAGTAAATGCGACAAATCATTACcctagaagaggtaaatggcaaagtTTTAGTAAcgagaaaaattatggaaggaaaagaaattatgttcacaagaaaggatctcaccagaagtgggataaagaaagaaacaatgggcaaagtaaatcaattgaggataaatacttctgttgtggtggaaagggccattggtcacgtacctgtcgtaccccaaggcaccttgTTGATATTTATtaagcatccttgaaaaaggatgacaaagaaaaggaaacaaattttgtttcaaattatgaaaattccaccactcattatgatgtatctaatttctttgaggatcttgaaggaaatattggccatttgatcaatgatggaatagtttaatatgtgtgtttgttaagtattcatgtgaataatttttactgtgcatgtacttttgctcattttattattattattatttgtttttttgaagaaaaatggtaaggacatattctgaagatatttgccttgcaaATAGTACAAGTTTGCACACTATTCTTAAAGtactatatattttacccatcttgtgctaaaagaagaatatgttaatactattattggctcaggcaatgtgatagaaggttccagaagagctataattttgtttcccggaggaacaaaatttataataaataatgcactattatctaccaagtctctaaggaacttgttgagtttcaaagatattcgccg from Arachis ipaensis cultivar K30076 chromosome B09, Araip1.1, whole genome shotgun sequence includes these protein-coding regions:
- the LOC107616918 gene encoding lysine histidine transporter-like 6 isoform X1: MASLFHCLSSKKVQPDDEKRIIMERPSRRRAKWWHSTFHTVAVIVGAGVLSLPHAMAYLGWVPGILMLLVSWGLTLNSMRQMIELHECVGGTRFDRYHDLGRYAFGAKVGAWVVLPLQLIVQVGCDIVYMVVGGKCLYRFREIACTDCTQLKQSHAILSFGVIHFFLSQLPNFNSVVGVSLIAAVMSVSYSTIAWVACLSRGQSSNVSYEYKKSSSRMELIWGVCNALGQISFAFAGHAVTLEIQATIPSTPEKPSKIAMWKGVIVAYFINAICYFPVAITGYWAFGRDVSDDVVIALETPQWLIASANLMVFIHMVGSYQVFAMPVYDLIEKVISKRLNIPEGLTLRLVARSAYVACTLFIGVTFPFFGDLLGFFGGFGIGPTSYFLPSIMWLIIKKPKRFSINWFINWASIFIGVCIMLASIVAGLRNIYADASGYRFYHA
- the LOC107616918 gene encoding lysine histidine transporter-like 6 isoform X2 gives rise to the protein MERPSRRRAKWWHSTFHTVAVIVGAGVLSLPHAMAYLGWVPGILMLLVSWGLTLNSMRQMIELHECVGGTRFDRYHDLGRYAFGAKVGAWVVLPLQLIVQVGCDIVYMVVGGKCLYRFREIACTDCTQLKQSHAILSFGVIHFFLSQLPNFNSVVGVSLIAAVMSVSYSTIAWVACLSRGQSSNVSYEYKKSSSRMELIWGVCNALGQISFAFAGHAVTLEIQATIPSTPEKPSKIAMWKGVIVAYFINAICYFPVAITGYWAFGRDVSDDVVIALETPQWLIASANLMVFIHMVGSYQVFAMPVYDLIEKVISKRLNIPEGLTLRLVARSAYVACTLFIGVTFPFFGDLLGFFGGFGIGPTSYFLPSIMWLIIKKPKRFSINWFINWASIFIGVCIMLASIVAGLRNIYADASGYRFYHA